The Rhodamnia argentea isolate NSW1041297 chromosome 7, ASM2092103v1, whole genome shotgun sequence genome contains the following window.
attttcagaaattattttcagcTAAACAAACACAACCTTAACGGGAATTTAGCCTGGACTTCCATTTGGAGAAGAGGACAGGAGATTTATCCAAGACTATGCGATATTTGGATTAGCCAATATAAGCACAGATTGGTGCAGGTCTCCTAACATACCCACCGGTACAAAGTCATGGAGGCTCCCTTTATTTCATTATCTCATTCCTCATACAGCTCTGAAAGATATCCAAACAGGGCACTCAGAGCACTTGCTAAGACTCATCGAACACACTCTGTAGTGATATGAGAGGATGTTGTTGTCTGCTTAGCAGCCACTAAGAAAAGTATACCAGGAAAAAGAGAATCGAAGTGAATCCCAGAGTCATGAAACTGGAATTTTCTAATCCCGAACACGGATAATTAGGTGGCACCTACACCGTATAACGACAACAACATTATGGTAGCAGCCACGAATATGATGAAGTGCCTCATAAGAAGTACAGTCCTGAGATGACCTGCTTTCTAGTGCATTCACAACTCAGAATGGTCATATATTGAGCACAGTCGACATTAGATTAGCTAAAGAGATATGGTCCTAAGATGTGACCCGCTTCTTAGTGCATGATCGGATGATTTGAATGATAGATGCACCTAAAGACGACCCGCAGGAAGACCATAACAAAGTATACCTACATAAAGAGACAGACATATCCAGAAGTCGGTAAATTTTTTTAGGCACCTTTTTTCTTTGATGATCCTCAGCAAAGAGAAGAAGTACAAGCAGATACCTTTCTGGTTGAGATCAAATGTAGTATCTTTTCAGATCAATTTAACGAAGACAAGATTTGAAGCAAAATGACACCTAAGATAGGGAGCGAAATAGTCGGGGCACAAAATCATTTACTGTTCATTCATATTCCTAGGGTACTTTTTACCATCCTTTGGCTGATCCGCGGTGCTCAGCGTCTGCATTCAGGAGGTATGAATCCAGTGACCAGCTTCCTCAAACCACCCTCGCTTATCTTCACCTTGTTCCCGAATTAGAGGCCTTACCTTTTCAATATGGCATCAAGCTCCTTCAACTTCTGTTAATGGATTTTAGGCCTTTCCTGATGACCTTTAGTGCCAGCGATTTCAGAGGCACCGTGATGTCCAAAGGAGGTAGAATATCTTCCAGCTCATGCCACTCAAAATCTTCAGAGTCACTTTCTTCGTAGGCCACCCTGTACCAGCTAGTTTCCCTATCAAACTGCACGACAGTACCGGAAAAATATTGCCCGTCAAACAGTTTCCAAACTTCTCTCCCTTCCATCCATTCACCAAAACCTTGTAATCCGGGTGACTTCGCCTCATGCTTGAAATCAGAATATGCAGGAGGGCCGTTGCTGGAGTTCAACTTTGGCACCCCATTGATTACTATAGGTGGTTCTTCAGGCAAGACATACACCCCTGCCGACAGTGAGTCTAATTCCAGTTCTTTGCACGTTTCTTCCATCTACAGTTGTCTTCATATATCCTCAGACACTGAACAGAGCAATCTATTCAGATGCAGATCACACTGCAGGGTTTTGTATATTCCTTCTTTCAAATCAAGTTTGTTCAATTAAACCCATGCCACAATGATTATTTCTAACATAACAGAGCCCACACTAATAAACATTTGACTTAGAAGCAGTAGACTACAAAGTTCAGCTGAAAATAAAACTCGTAGCATATATATGACGGCAGAAGACCAATGCATTCACTGAATTATAACCAAAACAAGTGTGTCAGAAAGTCAAAAGACATCTTGGAAGAAAGATGCTTCATAGGAGTGCAATACAAAGTTTCCGTGGTCCAACATCATTAGGCAGAGCAAATTGGCATAACAAGCCCCCTGAGATCATCGGTTGAAGAAACAAGAGTGCTGATGTTCTAAGCAACAAGCAACAGCCCAAGTCATACATAAAAAGAGGAAAGCGAGAGATCTCCTTGAGCTTCCAGGTAAGGATTTCATAATCATCTGTCAAGAGTATAAAAAACATAAAGTATATTATTACGTCCCAAGGACTGCAAGTATATTCATGGCGCAAAAACATGCCTAAACAAGGCTAAGGAGAATCGCATTCCATTTATGACAAGGATAGTAACCAGCATTAATAAGGATAGCTATCAATTAGTTTATCTATAAGGGTAGCCATCAATTAGTTTCCATTTAtcaattagtttctatctaTAATTGATATCCATATGTGTACTCGGCTATTTAAGAGGCCATTAGGTTACActgaagaatcaagcaattacAATTCTATTCctatctctcttccttctttctccttatcTCTCTTTTATTCCTACTATATCAATTATTCTCTTAACAATTGGTCCTCTCGTCGACTCACACCTTCACCATGCCTACAACACGTTCTCAAGAACAAGAGCCCCAATAGCAATTGCAAGCGGTGCAACAACTAGGCAATGATACTGCTGCAGCTGTTGAACAATTGCGACAAGATCTCATTACCTCTTAAGCCAATCAATTGGTTGCTGAGAACCTCATGACTCTCCCGGACAAATGTGACCAGCGTCTCAAGGCTATCACCCGAGCAGAACCATCACCACTGCCCTCCTCATCCAATCCTACGGCATCTGGAATTCTCGAGAGTGGCCCATCGAAACCCATCCATACGGATGAGAGGTCAAGTAGGGCCCGACACCACGCCTCATATTTCCACGTTGCTCTTCGGGTGATCCGTCTGTTTGGCTTTTCAACATAAGCcacttttttcaatattatcatACTCACCCCGAGGATCGCCTCTTGCTAGCGGCAATGCACCTTGATGCTCCCGCCGCCACTTGGTATCAAGGATTGGTGGCTGAAAATCTTCTTCCGGATTGGGATGCATTTACCCGTGCTATCCGTCATCGCTTTGGCCCCTTCGAATACGAAGATGCAACCGCCCTTCTTGCCAAGTTATCTCAAACGGGTTCCGTCCTTGATTACCGGGCCGCCTTCGAAAATCTTGCCAGCAAGGTACGTGGACTTACTCCGGCACACTTACGTAGCCTACTTATTTTAGGCCAGCAGCTTCGGGTGCGCATGGCCGTCCAAGCTCACCGCCCGGTGGACTTGCTTGATGCCTTCGCATTAGCACGCATGTATGAGGCCGGTTCGGCGAGCCGCGCAACCGGCCGTTTCCACCGCACCCTTCCACATCTGTACCTGCACAACCACCGCTTCCACGGCTTCCCGTTAAACGTCCGTCCACCGAAGAGATGCAAGTACGACGTGACAAAGGTCTATGCTTCAACC
Protein-coding sequences here:
- the LOC115745858 gene encoding dirigent protein 17-like, which translates into the protein MEETCKELELDSLSAGVYVLPEEPPIVINGVPKLNSSNGPPAYSDFKHEAKSPGLQGFGEWMEGREVWKLFDGQYFSGTVVQFDRETSWYRVAYEESDSEDFEWHELEDILPPLDITVPLKSLALKVIRKGLKSINRS